Proteins encoded in a region of the bacterium genome:
- a CDS encoding serpin family protein, with amino-acid sequence MSERMLMVALLVVLTFVWGCKPAQTDPPKPPPPPPAPAGASIGDMPERTTRFAFDLFSKLQGEQPDENLFVSPLSVAMALSSVYHGAGADTASAIAKTMGWDGLNAGQVGTALKGLAAQLQAADPEVKLTIADSLWAREDVTFKPTFLEAVKATPDVRVEALNFGDPASAGIINNWVKDKTAGLIPEITTPQDLAGLWLMVLDAVYFKGRWSDVFSKDATQDAPFTLLDGSQRTVPMMAQTGEFAYQAGDLFQAIRLPYGRDHRLAMVVFLPAKQVGLKGFLAALSAEKWAQWTGAMAVREGTIKLPRFTAKNDRKLNAALTALGMGVAFDQAKADFSALCDRKMWIDLVRQKSYLKVDEEGTEAAAVTQVGMVGAAAPPPGEPFEMVVDRPFFLAITDRDTQTILFMGAIVAPEE; translated from the coding sequence ATGTCAGAGCGAATGCTGATGGTTGCGCTGCTGGTTGTCCTCACCTTCGTCTGGGGGTGCAAGCCCGCCCAGACCGACCCGCCCAAGCCCCCTCCGCCACCGCCCGCGCCCGCCGGGGCGAGCATCGGCGACATGCCCGAGCGCACCACCCGCTTCGCCTTCGATCTGTTCAGCAAGCTCCAGGGCGAGCAGCCTGACGAAAACCTCTTCGTCTCGCCCCTGAGTGTTGCGATGGCGCTCAGCAGCGTCTACCACGGGGCCGGCGCCGACACCGCGTCGGCCATCGCCAAGACGATGGGCTGGGACGGCCTGAACGCCGGGCAGGTCGGCACTGCGCTGAAGGGACTCGCCGCGCAGTTGCAGGCCGCCGACCCAGAAGTCAAGCTGACCATCGCCGACTCACTGTGGGCCCGTGAGGATGTCACCTTCAAGCCCACGTTCCTCGAGGCGGTGAAGGCCACGCCGGACGTCCGGGTGGAGGCGCTCAACTTCGGCGACCCCGCCTCCGCCGGGATCATCAACAACTGGGTGAAGGACAAGACCGCTGGGCTCATCCCGGAGATCACCACCCCACAGGACCTCGCCGGTCTGTGGCTCATGGTCCTGGATGCCGTCTACTTCAAGGGTCGCTGGAGCGACGTCTTCAGTAAGGACGCCACGCAGGACGCCCCCTTCACGCTGCTGGACGGCTCGCAGCGGACCGTGCCGATGATGGCGCAGACCGGCGAGTTCGCCTATCAGGCCGGCGACCTCTTCCAGGCCATTCGCCTGCCGTACGGACGCGACCACCGGCTGGCGATGGTGGTCTTCCTGCCCGCCAAGCAGGTGGGACTGAAGGGCTTCCTGGCGGCCCTGAGCGCCGAGAAGTGGGCGCAATGGACCGGGGCCATGGCGGTGCGGGAGGGGACCATCAAGCTCCCGCGCTTCACGGCCAAGAACGACCGCAAGCTCAACGCCGCGCTGACGGCGCTGGGCATGGGCGTGGCGTTCGATCAGGCCAAAGCCGACTTCTCGGCCCTGTGCGACAGGAAGATGTGGATAGACCTCGTGCGGCAGAAGTCCTACCTGAAGGTGGACGAGGAAGGCACGGAGGCCGCTGCAGTGACCCAGGTGGGGATGGTCGGCGCCGCCGCCCCGCCGCCGGGCGAGCCGTTCGAGATGGTGGTGGACCGCCCGTTCTTCCTGGCCATCACGGACCGGGACACGCAGACGATCCTGTTCATGGGGGCCATCGTCGCGCCGGAGGAGTAG
- a CDS encoding glycoside hydrolase family 20 zincin-like fold domain-containing protein, with amino-acid sequence MSLLLPRPKQFTPHSGFLSLQLPGGAAPRPGDLRRRLPAGSFARVAEGDLPDCPPPGREECYRLIVSPTAVQAAAATEEGLLRAEATLLQLLEAGPDGWRLPCCEVVDWPDVRFRCAADWLLNCEINRWGYDWGDGPEAFVARVERKLDLCFRHKINQVWFDGFGWDVARTPHYAEVVRACNRMARARGIRLTFAGYGGGYGTSYQKSELYRCGYQGQVFLNRRPWPEGEVYQCRGLESSEGRQYGSCLCSEGLAAAKVAEMRRFVETIEPGFMYIHDIDSGTWAASEQSWRMRCDECRRRWPSDELTDPQGMAGALAHWFGFVARHLRQVRTDDYDAARDLTLIFVSPLYGAAHESDETWRHEIACFRLISELIGPVPGVQFGFREQFLNTNRSPRLAQLAAAFDTVGHGHGAHVIAFSGGDNYTSDDLCNLSGGLSPLYQGAQSVCLSNGGVHEEPVQVLNAECLWNAAEPHFGMNLLDPDEVQELYHRLQRGEYRPADVFAEGGVFQSVCRSLWGAEAGDCMWRAYLAGGDTGQGPVSRVWWVVTREVRRFKGDLAGAGQSWDEVSEQWRQRVESTLGALGWARQAAALSDDEGIHAFVRGLEMGERFARVVQALAEYRATGAAEALAEARDRLAGLREHLAGLTLAPTDVLGGDPGCWEETLVALTEAAAGEQ; translated from the coding sequence ATGAGTCTCCTGCTGCCCCGACCCAAGCAGTTCACGCCGCATTCCGGCTTTCTATCGCTGCAGCTTCCGGGCGGGGCAGCCCCGCGGCCGGGCGATCTGCGGCGCCGGCTCCCGGCCGGCTCCTTCGCGCGGGTGGCGGAGGGTGACCTCCCGGACTGCCCCCCGCCGGGGCGCGAGGAGTGCTACCGTCTGATCGTGAGCCCGACCGCCGTGCAGGCGGCAGCGGCCACCGAGGAGGGGCTGCTGCGCGCCGAGGCGACGCTGCTGCAACTGCTCGAGGCCGGCCCGGACGGCTGGCGGTTGCCCTGCTGCGAGGTCGTGGACTGGCCCGATGTGCGGTTCCGCTGCGCTGCCGACTGGCTGCTGAACTGCGAGATCAACCGCTGGGGGTATGACTGGGGCGACGGGCCGGAGGCCTTCGTGGCCCGCGTCGAGCGCAAGCTGGACCTGTGCTTCCGCCACAAGATCAACCAGGTGTGGTTCGACGGCTTCGGGTGGGATGTGGCGCGGACGCCGCACTACGCCGAGGTGGTACGCGCGTGCAATCGCATGGCGCGGGCGCGGGGGATCCGCCTGACCTTCGCCGGCTACGGGGGCGGATACGGCACCTCCTATCAGAAGTCCGAGCTGTACCGGTGCGGGTATCAGGGGCAGGTCTTCCTGAACCGCCGGCCCTGGCCGGAGGGAGAGGTGTACCAGTGCCGGGGGCTGGAAAGCTCCGAGGGGCGGCAGTACGGCTCGTGCCTGTGCAGCGAGGGGCTGGCGGCGGCCAAAGTGGCCGAGATGCGGCGCTTCGTCGAGACCATCGAGCCGGGGTTCATGTACATCCACGACATTGACAGCGGCACCTGGGCGGCCAGCGAGCAGAGCTGGCGGATGCGCTGCGACGAGTGCCGCCGACGCTGGCCCAGCGATGAGCTGACCGACCCGCAGGGCATGGCCGGGGCGCTGGCGCACTGGTTCGGCTTCGTGGCCCGGCACCTGCGGCAGGTGCGGACGGACGACTATGACGCCGCGCGCGACCTCACGCTGATCTTCGTCTCGCCGCTGTACGGCGCCGCGCATGAGAGCGACGAGACCTGGCGGCACGAGATCGCCTGCTTCCGGCTCATCAGCGAGCTGATCGGGCCCGTCCCAGGGGTGCAGTTCGGGTTCCGCGAGCAGTTCCTCAACACCAACAGGTCGCCCCGGCTGGCTCAACTGGCTGCGGCGTTTGACACCGTTGGCCACGGCCACGGCGCCCATGTCATCGCCTTCAGCGGCGGCGACAACTACACCAGCGACGACCTGTGCAACCTCTCCGGCGGGCTGAGCCCGCTGTACCAGGGGGCACAGTCGGTCTGCCTGTCCAACGGGGGCGTCCACGAGGAGCCGGTGCAGGTGCTGAACGCCGAGTGCCTCTGGAACGCCGCCGAGCCACATTTCGGCATGAACCTGCTGGACCCCGACGAGGTCCAGGAGCTATATCACCGGCTGCAGCGAGGGGAATACCGCCCGGCAGACGTGTTCGCGGAGGGGGGAGTGTTCCAGAGCGTGTGCCGCAGCCTATGGGGCGCGGAGGCAGGCGACTGCATGTGGCGGGCCTACCTGGCTGGCGGGGACACCGGGCAGGGCCCCGTCAGTCGTGTGTGGTGGGTCGTGACGCGCGAGGTGCGCCGCTTCAAGGGGGATCTGGCCGGAGCCGGGCAGAGCTGGGACGAGGTGTCGGAGCAGTGGCGGCAGCGGGTGGAGAGCACCCTGGGCGCACTGGGGTGGGCCAGGCAAGCGGCGGCCCTGTCAGATGACGAGGGCATCCACGCCTTCGTGCGCGGACTGGAGATGGGGGAGAGGTTCGCGCGGGTGGTGCAGGCGCTGGCCGAGTACCGGGCGACAGGGGCGGCGGAGGCACTGGCTGAGGCTCGCGACAGGCTGGCGGGGCTCCGTGAGCACCTCGCGGGGCTCACGCTGGCGCCGACAGACGTGCTGGGCGGAGACCCCGGGTGCTGGGAGGAGACGCTGGTAGCCCTCACGGAAGCGGCGGCAGGAGAGCAATAG
- a CDS encoding NADH-quinone oxidoreductase subunit B, translating to MVRFFSLVDHVFNVSRACSLWPMQFGLACCAIEMMATNASRHDLDRFGIIPRATPRQSDVMIVAGTLSVKMAPVLEKLYHQMPEPRYVLAMGNCAVSGGRFHQHAYSVVKGVDRVVPVDIYVPGCPPRPEQLIDGLLALHKKMRGESVRDPSPEAGEKQAGSGYRTIITPDAAR from the coding sequence ATGGTGCGCTTCTTCAGCCTGGTGGACCACGTCTTCAACGTCTCGCGGGCCTGCTCGCTGTGGCCGATGCAGTTCGGCCTGGCCTGCTGCGCCATCGAGATGATGGCCACGAACGCCTCCCGCCACGACCTGGACCGCTTCGGCATCATCCCCCGCGCCACGCCCCGGCAGTCCGACGTGATGATCGTCGCCGGGACGCTGAGCGTGAAGATGGCGCCGGTATTGGAGAAGCTGTACCACCAGATGCCCGAGCCGCGCTATGTGCTGGCCATGGGCAACTGCGCGGTCAGCGGCGGGCGCTTCCACCAGCACGCTTACTCGGTCGTGAAAGGCGTGGACCGGGTCGTGCCAGTGGATATCTACGTGCCGGGCTGCCCGCCGCGGCCCGAGCAGCTCATTGACGGCCTGCTGGCCCTGCACAAGAAGATGCGGGGCGAGTCGGTCCGCGATCCCTCGCCCGAGGCGGGCGAGAAGCAAGCCGGGAGCGGGTACCGCACCATCATCACACCGGATGCTGCCCGCTAG
- the nuoH gene encoding NADH-quinone oxidoreductase subunit NuoH, with amino-acid sequence MSDLLFTTGAALGEWFVRLLTGWGVPPEWAKIICEVFAWGIGGVWALVVIMLAALVFIYLERKVAGYIQSRLGPTRCGPAGILQSFPDALKLLLKEDIIPADADKLLHWLGPVVFLVAGALAFVVIPWDRGRTTAGLMDANIGLLFAAAVSSLAIVGIITGGWGSNNKWSLLGAIRGAAQMVSYEVPMLLALLCIVMQSQTLSMVGIVETQHGGFGHWNIVRPWLWLPMLIFIICSIAEVNRTPFDLPEAESELVSGYHTEYSGMKFALYFLGEYGNVYLVSLIFTVLFLGGWQSPLGNPDPLCLPGLLWLLGKAFVFVLVLMWVRWTLPRLRVDQLMAMSWKLLIPAGFIALAIVTGVVLAGWA; translated from the coding sequence ATGTCCGACCTTCTCTTCACAACCGGCGCCGCCCTGGGTGAGTGGTTCGTTCGCCTGCTCACCGGCTGGGGTGTGCCTCCTGAATGGGCCAAGATCATCTGCGAGGTCTTCGCCTGGGGCATCGGTGGCGTGTGGGCGCTGGTGGTCATCATGCTGGCCGCCCTGGTGTTCATCTACCTGGAGCGGAAGGTCGCCGGGTACATCCAGAGCCGTCTGGGCCCCACGCGCTGCGGGCCGGCGGGCATCTTGCAGTCCTTCCCGGACGCGCTGAAGCTGCTGCTCAAGGAAGACATCATCCCGGCTGATGCCGACAAGCTGCTGCACTGGCTGGGGCCGGTCGTGTTTCTGGTCGCGGGGGCGCTGGCGTTTGTGGTGATCCCCTGGGACCGCGGGCGGACCACGGCCGGGCTCATGGACGCCAACATCGGCCTGCTGTTCGCCGCGGCGGTGTCGTCGCTGGCCATCGTGGGGATCATCACCGGTGGCTGGGGCTCGAACAACAAATGGTCGCTGCTGGGCGCCATTCGCGGCGCCGCGCAGATGGTCTCGTACGAGGTGCCGATGCTGCTGGCGCTGCTGTGCATCGTCATGCAGTCGCAGACGCTCTCGATGGTGGGGATCGTGGAGACCCAGCACGGGGGCTTCGGGCACTGGAACATCGTGCGGCCCTGGCTGTGGCTGCCGATGCTCATCTTCATCATCTGCAGCATCGCCGAAGTCAACCGGACGCCCTTCGACCTGCCCGAGGCCGAGAGCGAGCTGGTCTCCGGCTACCACACCGAGTACTCCGGCATGAAGTTTGCCCTGTACTTCCTGGGCGAATACGGGAACGTCTACCTGGTCTCGCTCATCTTCACGGTACTCTTCCTGGGCGGCTGGCAGTCGCCGCTGGGCAACCCGGACCCGCTCTGTCTGCCGGGGCTGCTGTGGCTGCTGGGGAAGGCCTTCGTGTTCGTGCTCGTCCTGATGTGGGTGCGCTGGACATTGCCCCGCCTGCGGGTGGATCAGCTCATGGCGATGTCATGGAAGCTGCTCATCCCGGCGGGATTCATCGCGCTGGCCATCGTGACGGGAGTCGTCCTGGCCGGCTGGGCCTAG
- a CDS encoding NADH-quinone oxidoreductase subunit I → MSEQIRRPQSAWELLGDIGYGALSVCKGLWLTLRVLFRPKVTHQYPFKHHPEKDWVPAPGYRGDFALIADPERPGGTRCIACMACQKACPDECIHITAEGKGKERHPVEFYVDAGLCMYCWLCVEACPVGALTMTREYHNVEYDPRKLIRDLADLKARGQGIPEPEVPVSPEKTTLASGKKKAPGGDES, encoded by the coding sequence ATGTCCGAACAGATCCGTCGTCCACAATCTGCCTGGGAGTTACTCGGCGACATCGGCTACGGGGCCCTGAGCGTCTGCAAGGGCCTATGGCTGACCCTGCGGGTGCTGTTCCGGCCCAAGGTGACGCACCAGTACCCCTTCAAGCACCACCCGGAGAAGGACTGGGTGCCGGCGCCGGGCTACCGGGGCGACTTCGCGCTCATCGCCGATCCCGAGCGGCCCGGCGGGACGCGCTGCATCGCTTGCATGGCGTGCCAGAAGGCCTGCCCCGACGAGTGCATCCACATCACCGCCGAGGGGAAGGGCAAGGAGCGCCACCCGGTGGAGTTCTACGTGGACGCGGGGCTGTGCATGTACTGCTGGCTGTGTGTCGAGGCCTGCCCGGTCGGGGCGCTGACCATGACGCGCGAGTACCACAATGTGGAATATGACCCCAGGAAGCTCATCCGCGACCTGGCGGACCTGAAGGCGCGCGGACAGGGCATTCCTGAGCCCGAAGTGCCTGTGTCTCCAGAGAAGACGACACTGGCCTCAGGCAAGAAGAAGGCGCCTGGCGGGGACGAGAGTTAG
- a CDS encoding NADH-quinone oxidoreductase subunit D, translated as MSEETVGTTDELLVNMGPQHPATHGVLRVALRLDGEKVLGADPDIGYLHSSMEKIAECVEYRQYVPYADRFDYLNGMGNELCYVRAVERLAGITVTPRCEYLRVIMAELNRLASHLLYFAAIGIDLGATTAFLYTFRERELILDLFEWVCGQRLLYHYLRVGGVRNDLPDGWAEKAVEVLDLLPERFEEYDDLLTRNRIFVGRTRGVGVISADDALQYGLTGPCLRACGIPYDLRKLDGYGAYPDLDFEVCVEEGGDCLARHLVRIRELRESVKIIRQALDKLPEGDVNVPVPRKLKIEPGEVYERVESPRGEVGCYLVADGSDKPWRMHWRAPSFYNLSALDTMCTGGWMADMVAVIASTDIVLGDVDR; from the coding sequence ATGAGTGAAGAGACAGTCGGGACAACTGACGAGCTTCTGGTCAACATGGGCCCCCAGCACCCCGCTACCCACGGTGTGCTGCGGGTGGCCCTGAGGCTCGACGGCGAGAAGGTGCTGGGGGCCGACCCCGACATCGGCTACCTGCACTCCTCGATGGAGAAGATCGCCGAGTGCGTCGAGTACCGGCAGTACGTGCCCTACGCCGACCGTTTCGACTACCTGAACGGCATGGGCAACGAGTTGTGCTACGTGCGGGCCGTCGAGCGCCTGGCGGGGATCACCGTGACGCCGCGCTGCGAGTACCTGCGGGTCATCATGGCGGAGCTGAACCGCCTGGCGAGCCACCTGCTGTACTTCGCCGCCATCGGCATTGACCTGGGCGCCACGACCGCCTTCCTGTACACCTTCCGCGAGAGAGAGCTGATCCTCGACCTGTTCGAGTGGGTCTGTGGCCAGCGCCTGTTGTACCACTACCTACGCGTCGGCGGGGTCCGCAACGACCTGCCCGACGGCTGGGCGGAGAAGGCCGTCGAGGTACTCGACCTGCTGCCGGAACGGTTCGAGGAGTATGACGACCTGCTGACCCGTAACCGCATCTTTGTCGGGCGGACGCGGGGCGTAGGCGTGATCTCGGCCGATGATGCCCTGCAGTACGGACTGACCGGCCCGTGCCTGCGGGCCTGCGGCATACCCTACGACCTGCGCAAGCTGGATGGCTACGGGGCCTACCCGGACTTGGACTTCGAGGTGTGCGTCGAGGAGGGCGGGGACTGCCTGGCGCGTCACCTGGTGCGCATCCGCGAGCTGCGCGAGAGCGTCAAGATCATCCGCCAGGCCCTGGACAAGCTGCCCGAGGGCGATGTCAACGTCCCGGTGCCGCGGAAGCTGAAGATCGAGCCGGGCGAGGTGTACGAGCGCGTGGAGTCGCCCCGGGGCGAGGTGGGCTGCTATCTCGTCGCCGACGGCAGCGACAAGCCCTGGCGAATGCACTGGCGAGCCCCGTCCTTCTACAATCTGTCGGCTCTGGACACCATGTGTACCGGCGGCTGGATGGCCGACATGGTGGCCGTGATCGCCAGTACGGATATCGTGCTGGGAGATGTGGATCGGTAG
- a CDS encoding uroporphyrinogen decarboxylase family protein, translated as MRSACMPRIPWSIAVPPEVYCEVCGATMSAYHSSPAVQMDVQLRGPRTFHERYGLPPSKHIVPDFTTYLTGSVFGLEFEVFEDQVPAPRGHPIASTQEAAALTVPEDMSRAGTFPRALEFYAWMRAHAPEGVSVGFTGGSQAPFTTAVLLRGEGFLLDLVDHPDLAHRFLQTLTETSIRQREFALSVVGAPASSRHMPPDWHAPQDSLGFTDDYGGLLGPNLYYDCDVQYMLQIADHFGATRKTIHTELLRQPHLAILQEHGWGYIDVGTDPYLTIADCREVLHIPFLVQMKTSAEMLHSTPEAIQARYREMVAEGAQTMLVELCRGVPEANIRAFIEVAREFE; from the coding sequence ATCAGGAGCGCCTGCATGCCCCGTATCCCCTGGTCTATCGCTGTGCCGCCCGAGGTCTACTGCGAGGTCTGTGGTGCCACCATGAGTGCGTACCACAGCAGTCCTGCAGTGCAGATGGACGTCCAGCTTCGGGGTCCCCGGACCTTCCACGAGCGCTACGGCCTGCCCCCAAGCAAGCACATTGTGCCAGATTTCACAACCTACCTGACGGGCTCCGTCTTCGGTCTCGAGTTTGAGGTCTTCGAGGATCAGGTCCCCGCTCCCCGGGGCCACCCCATCGCCAGCACCCAGGAAGCCGCCGCCCTGACCGTGCCCGAGGACATGAGCCGGGCGGGCACCTTCCCGCGCGCCCTGGAGTTCTACGCGTGGATGCGGGCCCACGCCCCGGAGGGCGTCAGCGTGGGCTTCACCGGTGGCAGCCAGGCCCCCTTCACGACGGCGGTCCTGCTGCGCGGCGAGGGCTTTCTGCTCGATCTCGTGGACCACCCGGACCTCGCCCACCGCTTCCTGCAGACGCTGACGGAGACCAGCATCCGCCAGCGCGAGTTCGCCCTGTCGGTCGTAGGAGCGCCGGCTTCCAGCCGGCACATGCCGCCCGACTGGCACGCGCCGCAGGACTCCCTCGGCTTCACTGACGACTACGGCGGCCTCCTGGGTCCCAATCTGTACTACGACTGCGACGTGCAGTACATGCTCCAGATCGCCGACCACTTCGGCGCCACCCGCAAGACCATCCACACCGAGCTGCTCCGCCAGCCCCACCTGGCGATCCTACAGGAGCACGGCTGGGGCTATATTGACGTCGGCACCGACCCGTACCTGACCATCGCCGACTGCCGCGAGGTGCTCCATATCCCCTTCCTGGTGCAGATGAAGACGAGTGCGGAGATGCTGCACTCTACGCCGGAGGCGATCCAGGCGCGCTATCGGGAGATGGTGGCCGAGGGGGCACAGACGATGCTCGTCGAGCTGTGCCGGGGGGTGCCCGAGGCGAACATCCGGGCGTTCATCGAGGTGGCGAGGGAGTTTGAGTAG
- a CDS encoding trypsin-like peptidase domain-containing protein yields the protein MSPLRRAGLLVSLMVVGVVLAAGAPALAGQGASPAVNEVFDFAKPATVMVVAVYSAELSVPANSHVPQAKVQELQRELVAKVQAGELPANESALKKAALEAFLADPLYYLVPSEERETHERTMSGQGSGFFVTPDGYCVTNAHVVSADQDELKKQFVMSVLSDLVDKTVSELKQAFPEEVTEDVIEKLKVATVKWYVEYMQLESLTTEYLVLTGVAVPGKGAEKKGLKAELVTKGDMDASKDVAILKVEAKNLPTLPIGDDSTLKTGDPIHCIGYPAAATFQPWADEAATIQATCTSGSMSARKTWSGGVEVIQTDAAITHGNSGGPALDKNGNVIGLTTWGATAEQQTAQGDVVQTEVQGMNFLVPISVVKQFLDRSNVKPQVSLVTELYRKAVHKMNQQHFKSAMKLLSQINALYPGSPYTEEYISAAQKGISEGKDKSYMEWLPAVLGVVVVLVLVVGGVIVCVSRKRRVPVAAPAAPGLPMAPPPAPRVIASQATPLPPAAPAPPVPAPPPAPTPTVAAPPPPPPPPVSPAAQPAAPPAAPPAAPPAAPPAAPPGAPPAAGPTQPAERDEGIE from the coding sequence ATGTCACCACTGAGGAGAGCGGGTCTGCTGGTGTCTCTGATGGTTGTGGGGGTGGTGCTGGCGGCCGGCGCACCGGCGCTGGCGGGACAGGGGGCCTCGCCGGCGGTCAACGAGGTCTTTGACTTCGCCAAGCCCGCGACGGTGATGGTCGTGGCGGTCTACAGCGCGGAGCTGTCCGTGCCCGCCAACTCGCACGTCCCGCAGGCCAAGGTGCAGGAACTGCAGCGCGAGCTGGTCGCGAAGGTCCAGGCCGGCGAGCTGCCGGCCAACGAGAGCGCCCTGAAGAAGGCGGCGCTGGAGGCCTTCCTCGCCGATCCCCTCTACTACCTGGTCCCCAGCGAAGAGCGCGAGACCCACGAGCGCACGATGTCCGGTCAGGGCTCGGGCTTCTTTGTCACGCCCGACGGCTACTGCGTGACCAATGCCCACGTGGTGAGCGCCGACCAGGACGAACTGAAGAAACAGTTCGTCATGTCCGTGCTCTCCGATCTGGTGGACAAGACCGTCTCCGAACTCAAGCAGGCCTTCCCGGAGGAAGTCACCGAGGACGTCATCGAGAAGCTGAAGGTCGCGACGGTCAAGTGGTATGTGGAGTACATGCAACTGGAGAGCCTGACGACCGAGTACCTCGTGCTGACGGGCGTGGCAGTGCCCGGGAAGGGCGCCGAGAAGAAGGGCCTGAAGGCCGAGTTGGTGACCAAGGGGGACATGGACGCGAGCAAGGATGTGGCGATCCTGAAGGTCGAGGCCAAGAACCTGCCCACCTTGCCCATCGGCGATGACAGCACGCTCAAGACCGGCGACCCGATCCACTGCATCGGCTATCCGGCGGCCGCTACTTTCCAGCCCTGGGCCGACGAAGCCGCTACCATCCAGGCGACGTGCACCAGCGGCAGCATGAGCGCCCGCAAGACCTGGAGTGGCGGGGTCGAGGTCATCCAGACCGATGCCGCCATCACCCATGGCAACAGCGGCGGCCCGGCGCTGGACAAGAACGGGAACGTCATCGGCCTGACCACATGGGGCGCCACCGCCGAGCAGCAGACCGCCCAGGGCGATGTGGTGCAGACCGAGGTCCAGGGCATGAACTTCCTGGTGCCCATCAGCGTGGTCAAGCAGTTCCTGGACCGCAGCAATGTCAAGCCCCAGGTCAGCCTCGTCACCGAGTTGTACCGCAAGGCTGTTCACAAGATGAACCAGCAGCACTTCAAGTCGGCCATGAAGCTGCTGTCGCAGATCAACGCGCTGTACCCCGGCTCGCCGTACACCGAGGAGTACATCTCGGCCGCCCAGAAGGGCATCAGCGAGGGCAAGGACAAGAGCTACATGGAGTGGCTGCCGGCGGTCCTGGGTGTGGTCGTGGTGCTGGTGCTGGTGGTGGGCGGCGTGATCGTCTGCGTCTCGCGGAAGCGGCGCGTCCCGGTCGCCGCTCCGGCGGCGCCAGGCCTCCCCATGGCGCCGCCACCTGCCCCACGGGTCATCGCCTCGCAGGCGACGCCGCTGCCGCCCGCCGCGCCTGCCCCGCCTGTCCCGGCGCCTCCGCCGGCTCCGACGCCGACCGTGGCGGCCCCCCCACCGCCTCCGCCGCCACCGGTGAGCCCGGCCGCACAGCCCGCTGCGCCGCCAGCAGCCCCGCCTGCTGCTCCCCCGGCCGCACCGCCGGCAGCGCCACCCGGTGCCCCGCCGGCGGCGGGGCCGACGCAGCCTGCGGAGCGCGATGAGGGGATCGAGTAG
- a CDS encoding NADH-quinone oxidoreductase subunit C gives MSQTPNPECAGSAPPEAALQARLQQLREDFADTLLDHTVSEREMDFTVAPEALADFVGALRRSVLPPQHCFCDACAVERPDSIEAVYRLSLLMEPRRVTIRTRMPRHKPVLPTLSHLYKGALWPERELAEMFGVQIEGHPDLRHLLLPNDCEGYPLRKDYQVPLDHPYLAPDPLREDPGQVLRAEGTAES, from the coding sequence GTGTCACAGACGCCGAACCCCGAGTGCGCCGGCAGCGCCCCACCCGAAGCGGCTCTGCAGGCCCGCCTGCAGCAGCTTCGTGAGGACTTCGCCGACACACTGCTCGATCATACTGTCTCCGAGCGCGAGATGGACTTCACCGTGGCGCCCGAGGCCCTCGCGGACTTCGTGGGCGCCCTGCGCCGCTCCGTACTGCCCCCGCAGCACTGCTTCTGCGACGCCTGCGCCGTCGAGCGCCCTGACAGCATCGAGGCCGTCTACCGCCTGTCGCTGCTGATGGAGCCCCGGCGGGTCACCATCCGTACCCGCATGCCGCGCCACAAGCCGGTGCTGCCAACCCTGTCGCACCTGTACAAGGGGGCCCTGTGGCCGGAGCGGGAGCTGGCCGAGATGTTCGGCGTGCAGATCGAGGGCCATCCGGACCTGCGGCACTTGCTGCTGCCCAATGACTGCGAGGGCTACCCGCTGCGCAAGGACTACCAGGTCCCACTGGACCACCCGTACCTGGCGCCGGACCCGCTGCGGGAGGACCCGGGGCAGGTGCTGCGTGCCGAGGGGACTGCGGAGAGCTAA